One Salmo salar chromosome ssa01, Ssal_v3.1, whole genome shotgun sequence DNA window includes the following coding sequences:
- the LOC106597056 gene encoding claudin-23 — protein sequence MPSQAEQWIRTSMRTPGIFIFGMVLAPCGWILNLTATVAPNWRTINTIASLPVDTYLQQGIWDICKVSDSSRVNQCNQKDDAYFSNQIIEVAQGLMVASLILTLIGLATATPGVRCWKDRPNWTVAGLGGMLIFLSGVLTIIPIAWYTHILKDMAASSTDIRVGYCIILGYIGGIFELLGGLVMFIGICRCCGGKNRGETRVSETTAHFRNTKAPPRRIEVPSIARTRSSASSVPYSKDSMEDDADFPRAKSTSYGGRRPAYDVDL from the coding sequence ATGCCGAGCCAAGCGGAGCAGTGGATCCGCACTTCGATGCGCACCCCGGGCATTTTTATCTTCGGAATGGTCCTTGCCCCTTGCGGCTGGATCCTAAACCTCACAGCGACAGTGGCTCCCAACTGGAGAACCATCAACACTATCGCCTCACTGCCGGTTGATACGTACCTACAACAAGGCATCTGGGACATATGCAAGGTGTCCGACTCATCCCGAGTAAACCAATGTAACCAAAAGGACGACGCCTACTTCAGCAACCAGATTATAGAGGTCGCCCAGGGCTTGATGGTAGCGTCTCTGATATTGACTCTGATCGGGCTGGCCACGGCAACACCCGGGGTAAGGTGCTGGAAAGACCGCCCGAACTGGACAGTAGCCGGGCTGGGGGGAATGCTCATCTTTCTGTCTGGAGTCTTGACGATCATTCCTATTGCATGGTACACTCACATCCTCAAGGACATGGCCGCATCCAGCACCGACATTCGCGTCGGCTACTGTATTATTTTGGGATACATCGGGGGCATCTTCGAGCTACTGGGCGGCTTGGTCATGTTCATTGGGATATGTCGTTGCTGTGGCGGTAAGAACCGCGGAGAGACGCGAGTCTCGGAGACCACAGCACACTTCAGAAACACCAAAGCCCCACCGCGCCGCATCGAGGTGCCGAGCATAGCCCGAACCCGGAGTAGCGCTAGCAGCGTTCCCTACTCTAAAGACTCCATGGAAGACGACGCGGACTTCCCCCGGGCAAAGAGCACCTCGTACGGAGGAAGACGACCTGCTTATGACGTTGATCTGTGA